TTCCCCCAGACCAGAAGCAGGAGGCCAGTGAAGCACCCATGGACTCTTCTTATGCCCgactgctgcagcagcaacagctgtTCCTCCAGCTGCAGATCCTCAgccagcaacagcagcactaCAACTACCAGACTATATTACCAGCACCCCTCAAGTATGTACATAAACCATACAACTACAACTCCTATCGTCCaagtagatttttaaaaatgtatcgTGTTTCTCATACACAGAGTTTATCTTTAACCGCTGTTGTATTGTGTTTAACAATTAACTTTTTCCCCACTTATCTGGTTTGGCTTGACTCCAGAACTCTCTGTCTGAAAATGCCTGAAAGCAAGCCAAATATTGTTGTTTTCAACAACCCAGAGGGCCATTAGCTAGTTTCCAATAACAACTCTGCGTCTAATCATATTAATAACTAACAGGATGTTGTttcaccagctgctgttttcataaACGTCCTCTCAGTGATGGCACGGGCGAGCTCTCTTTGAACCGCGCTCgtgttctgtgttttggttGACTGGCTTTGTTAGTGAGGCGCAGGGCACAGGATGGATGGTCCTCTCATATTGAGAGCAgatttcctctctctgtttcctctctttcactctcttctctttccaaTTATCTCTACAATAATACTCCTTTGTccaccttccctctctcccccacctccccttcctctctttctgtttcttattCATGTAATTGTGTTAGAAATGATTTCCTCCAGCGACAATGACCTCACCTTTTTCGTGTCGACTTCTCTCCGCAGACCTGTGGCAGAGGGTCAGGGCAGCGCTGCCAGCAGCCTGCCAACCTCCATCGTGGTGTCTCTGCCCACCGCCCCTCCGCCTCCCCCTCCGCTTCCAGCTCAGGCCCGGCCAAACAACTCGCTGTCTAACCGCAAGCCAGGAGTCCTGCCTGCCAACCTGGAGGAGATGAAGGTATTTGGAAACCCATTTGTACCAGCAAACCCTTCACCCTCGTAGCTTGGAACAGCATGCCCCAGAAGTTTAAAAATTATAGGAACAATCACAGACTAAAGAGGGGTCGACCCTTTTGGCTTTACAAGCTTGCTCAGCTGTTTAAACCAGACTGTATCTTGATATTACACAGTCAAGTATGAGAATGTTTTCTTAGAAATCTAACAACTCTACATAGGTCCTGTCATCAGTGAGGGTTTACTCTGTATTTTTACCATTTGTTAATTATGTCACTTTGTTGCACTggattgaaaatattttaaaaatcaataataatgcCAAATTTGTCACACCAACAACGTGGGAAATAGGATTATTATTATGAGAGTTGGAGGAGAGAATTAATACTAGTCTCATGTCTGTAAAGTAAATACAAGGCTACAGCCAGAAGGCGATTAGTGTAGCTTAGGCATAAAGACTATAAACAAGTACTTGTGGGTTATGTCGTTATTTTTATACTTTCTTACACACTTGCTGACATGGTCGTATTTATGTCCTCGTAGGTGGCGGAGCTAAAACTGGAGCTAAAGCTGCGTGGCCTTCCTGTGTCAGGAACAAAGACTGATCTCATAGAGAGACTGAAGCCTTTCCAGGATAATCCCAGCACCTCTGCTcctgccaccaccacctccatccCAATGGATGTcaccactgccaccaccaccaccgccgcccCTGCCATAGTCCTCCCAGTCCAGCAGGTGGCTCCAGAGAACATGAGCTCAACGCCGCCGGTCTCACCTAGTCCTGCTGATCCCTCTGCTTTCCAGCACGATGTAGGCATGTCTGAGGCTCCCTCTGAAGTACAGATGGtgagctctgtctctgcaggtccACAGTCCTCATCTGTCCCGTCTTTTCAAGTCCCAGAGGAGAAGGACAGGAGGCTCCATGAGAAGGAGCGGCAGATAGAGGAGTTGATGAGGAAGCTGGAGCAGGAGCAGAAGttggtggaggagctgaagatgCAGCTGGAGGTGGAGAAGAGAGGCGGCACTGCTGCCGactctgcctctttgtctcctaaactcatGAATCCTGCTCCTACCCTGCTGAATTCAAATGTAGTCAAAATGGAGGGCACAGTCCTGTCAAACTGTTCGTCCGCTACTGCCACCATCCCAAACTCTGTCCTCTCCCAGGCTCTCACAAGCCCCCTACCAACTGTGGTGAAGTTGGAGGATGTGACTGTTTCTGCTGGCAAGCCGATCCAGCTCCAGACCCAAACCCAGCTCATTACCCAGATCCAGCCCCAAGCCCAGCCCCAAGTAACCCCCAGCCCTCAGCTCCTCCCCCAGTCGCAGAGAAGTCCCAAACTTCAGACCCAGCCCCAACCGGCAGCCACCAACCTGCAACAGTTCTTCATCAGCCACTCAGGTGGAGTCTCCCAAGTCCTGGGTCAGCCTCAGACTCTGCTGACCACAACTGGCCAGGCTGGAACTCAGATCCTCCTCCCCGTCTCACTACCTAGCAACGCTACTGCAATCCAGCTGCCAAACACCACTGTCAGCCTGCAGGTAAGATCAGAGTCAGTGACATATTGTATGTATATCAAGCATGTTTATCTGCTTTAGGTGACAACTGTTAACAAATTCAGTTATGGAGAACAAGAAATGTAGACTCAGAGTTTTCCCACAAAGTTGTGTTCTTATACTCTCTGTTTTTTAACCCCACACCTCAGCCTGTCCTCCAGGCCACAGTCTCAAACCCAGGTCTGGTTCAGGCCTCAGTTCCTCAGCTGCAGAGCACTAAGATGGAGACGGCACCCAGCCAGCAGTTAGCCAACCACAACCCAATGCTGCAGGTCAGTCACGCCACATAACCAGTTGCATTTCGTTGAGTAGTTTTGCTCCAGCGACTTCTCCTAACGTGTGGTTGTGCATCTGTAAAGTCAATAATTTATCTGTCACTGTTCTATGTGAGCATGAAACTATCCCAAACTCTTGTAACGTGTCCTGTAATGATGGTAGCTGGAAAAGTTCTGCTGGAGCCGCTGTGAGTAGAACTGCAACTAAggattatatttatttttagttgtgTGCTCGCAAAACATGTCCTGTTTGCTGTACTTTCACTTCCTCCTTCAACAGAGCAGCTATTTTTGTCTATGATTAGCACATTAGTGACAGGTATGACTgtgctttgtttcatttttctgtggttttgaagGGGATTTTCAGTCATCTCTATCctgtttttgctgtgttgttATGATTAGATTAAACACATGATGGACTGACATCTGACTCTCGCTTGTGTTGACAGACTCTGACATTGTGCAATAATACTACTGGTTTGGAGAACCAGGCGAGACCTGAGATGAATCCCCAGTGTTTCCTCAGAAGCTCCCCAGAGAACAGGGTTTCTCCTCGGGCTTCACCCAACCACCACATCTCCAACGGTCCGCTTAATAAGGTATCAGAGCTGAGTCATTGCTGGATAGGAGGGGGTTTTGTTTGGACCAGTCTGTGCTACTTACTGGATACTTTTTGAGAtgattgtcttttattttaacaattttCTCAACTATAAATAGCTGCTTTACACAGGTCAGGTCCTTAATTCTGCCTCCGttttctccatctccctgtCGCTCTCCTAGTCGTCTTCTCCCCAGCCTGCCTTTATCCTCCAGCCCACCTCTCTTATCACTCAGCCTCCCAAGACAAGAGAGCCTCCCCGCTACGAGGAGGCTGTCAAACAGAGCCGCAACATGCACGTCAACAATGTTTCACAGGTCAGATGTACAGAtttcagcagctctgtccttcagaactcataaaaacaaaaacataacatgcAGTATGAGtctattttcagtgtttctgcctTGAGGAATTGTTTTGCTTGTTGTGCATCAGCCTCAAGTCTGTTAACCTCATTGACTGTCTTCTCAGGTTCCCACGGCAACCAGCCAGCAAATGGATGATTTATTCGACATCCTCATAGAGAGTGGAGGTAACTGACACTACAGAGCAATCTGTTTAGTATGAAGTTCAAATCTCAgggaaaacactgagaaaactgCTGTAACTATTTTCACAACAGACCAGTATTCTTTATATAAACAAGTGCAGGGAGTTTTCAGTGCAGTCGGTCAGGCCTCCATTCACATTGGTCCAGTCTACCACATACTGTAGATGAAAAATGTGGAGATATGCAGCGTATTATGATGGTGGTGTGTGAAAACTAGTTACTGACTAAGCAGAGGGGTCTGAGCAGTTAAATAGAAGTGCTGAGATAAATGGATGAACCAACCAGCTTCGTCCACcaatagatttttattttcccacaaactttttgaacaGTAATTCTAATCGCTGTTTTGATTCCCTGTTCCAGAAATCACACCATTTATCCAGCAGGACCCTCCAGTGTCTCTCAATAAGACCCTCCCAGTCACAGCCAGTATCACCACCCTGCCTGTCAGTACCGCCCTCTCCCGACCGCCTCCACAGATCCATTTGGCCCCTCCGCCCACCCTGAGCCCGGCTGTGGACCCCAGCCTGcacagcctctcctctctggccaCAGACAATCAGCTGGAGGCCTTCCTGGAGGGGACGCTGGCAGAAACGTCGCCGGTCTCAGACCCGCGCACGCAGGGCCtgatggaggagctgcaggcCCAGCTGATGGAACAGCAGCCCTACTCACCCATGGACACCTCAGACCTGTCCTTCTGCgactcctcctcacccccttcCTCGCTTAACATGGGCCTGTCCGATCCAGCACTGGACAACATGGAGTGGCTGGACCTCACCATGCCCCCGGGTCCCGCCGGGGTGCTCACGCCGCTGGGGATCCCGACAGACTTCCTGGATACACACGACCTGCAGCTGCACTGGGACTGACGGAGGACTGGATGAGGAAGACGGAGGAGAGTCAGCTGAGCAGCTGAGCCAGGGGGAgtgaaagatggagggatgaagagaaaaagaaagggattCACAGCCGCAAAAGAGGTTGAggttaaacattttaaataaggaaaaaaaggaggaggaaagatggCATTTCTGTGCCATATCACT
Above is a window of Lates calcarifer isolate ASB-BC8 linkage group LG23, TLL_Latcal_v3, whole genome shotgun sequence DNA encoding:
- the mrtfba gene encoding myocardin-related transcription factor B isoform X1, with translation MEPQASHWQLGAEGDCGMSSLLVPSPQSEAVTHEMEELSLQPTQSLPPLSERKNVLQLRLQQRRTREQLVDQGIMPPLKSPAAFHGQIRSLERARTENFLKHKIRSRPERAELVRMHILQETGAEPSLQATQMKLKRARLADNLNEKIAQRPGPMELVEKNILPVDSSLKQAIIVGQVNYPKVLDEDSCDALSPEQPASQESQSSVPSPGESKAPETPSPAPAPPPLSSTMLQPLPVATQATTDFVKVIPTNELPVSRPAATPAPSKPGPTLVKQSQQKTPSEKSRSKKGKEPKPRVKKLKYHQYVPPDQKQEASEAPMDSSYARLLQQQQLFLQLQILSQQQQHYNYQTILPAPLKPVAEGQGSAASSLPTSIVVSLPTAPPPPPPLPAQARPNNSLSNRKPGVLPANLEEMKVAELKLELKLRGLPVSGTKTDLIERLKPFQDNPSTSAPATTTSIPMDVTTATTTTAAPAIVLPVQQVAPENMSSTPPVSPSPADPSAFQHDVGMSEAPSEVQMVSSVSAGPQSSSVPSFQVPEEKDRRLHEKERQIEELMRKLEQEQKLVEELKMQLEVEKRGGTAADSASLSPKLMNPAPTLLNSNVVKMEGTVLSNCSSATATIPNSVLSQALTSPLPTVVKLEDVTVSAGKPIQLQTQTQLITQIQPQAQPQVTPSPQLLPQSQRSPKLQTQPQPAATNLQQFFISHSGGVSQVLGQPQTLLTTTGQAGTQILLPVSLPSNATAIQLPNTTVSLQPVLQATVSNPGLVQASVPQLQSTKMETAPSQQLANHNPMLQTLTLCNNTTGLENQARPEMNPQCFLRSSPENRVSPRASPNHHISNGPLNKSSSPQPAFILQPTSLITQPPKTREPPRYEEAVKQSRNMHVNNVSQVPTATSQQMDDLFDILIESGEITPFIQQDPPVSLNKTLPVTASITTLPVSTALSRPPPQIHLAPPPTLSPAVDPSLHSLSSLATDNQLEAFLEGTLAETSPVSDPRTQGLMEELQAQLMEQQPYSPMDTSDLSFCDSSSPPSSLNMGLSDPALDNMEWLDLTMPPGPAGVLTPLGIPTDFLDTHDLQLHWD
- the mrtfba gene encoding myocardin-related transcription factor B isoform X2, which encodes MACVEVETLGDCCARFRARAVLQLRLQQRRTREQLVDQGIMPPLKSPAAFHGQIRSLERARTENFLKHKIRSRPERAELVRMHILQETGAEPSLQATQMKLKRARLADNLNEKIAQRPGPMELVEKNILPVDSSLKQAIIVGQVNYPKVLDEDSCDALSPEQPASQESQSSVPSPGESKAPETPSPAPAPPPLSSTMLQPLPVATQATTDFVKVIPTNELPVSRPAATPAPSKPGPTLVKQSQQKTPSEKSRSKKGKEPKPRVKKLKYHQYVPPDQKQEASEAPMDSSYARLLQQQQLFLQLQILSQQQQHYNYQTILPAPLKPVAEGQGSAASSLPTSIVVSLPTAPPPPPPLPAQARPNNSLSNRKPGVLPANLEEMKVAELKLELKLRGLPVSGTKTDLIERLKPFQDNPSTSAPATTTSIPMDVTTATTTTAAPAIVLPVQQVAPENMSSTPPVSPSPADPSAFQHDVGMSEAPSEVQMVSSVSAGPQSSSVPSFQVPEEKDRRLHEKERQIEELMRKLEQEQKLVEELKMQLEVEKRGGTAADSASLSPKLMNPAPTLLNSNVVKMEGTVLSNCSSATATIPNSVLSQALTSPLPTVVKLEDVTVSAGKPIQLQTQTQLITQIQPQAQPQVTPSPQLLPQSQRSPKLQTQPQPAATNLQQFFISHSGGVSQVLGQPQTLLTTTGQAGTQILLPVSLPSNATAIQLPNTTVSLQPVLQATVSNPGLVQASVPQLQSTKMETAPSQQLANHNPMLQTLTLCNNTTGLENQARPEMNPQCFLRSSPENRVSPRASPNHHISNGPLNKSSSPQPAFILQPTSLITQPPKTREPPRYEEAVKQSRNMHVNNVSQVPTATSQQMDDLFDILIESGEITPFIQQDPPVSLNKTLPVTASITTLPVSTALSRPPPQIHLAPPPTLSPAVDPSLHSLSSLATDNQLEAFLEGTLAETSPVSDPRTQGLMEELQAQLMEQQPYSPMDTSDLSFCDSSSPPSSLNMGLSDPALDNMEWLDLTMPPGPAGVLTPLGIPTDFLDTHDLQLHWD